The following DNA comes from Ictalurus punctatus breed USDA103 unplaced genomic scaffold, Coco_2.0 Super-Scaffold_100046, whole genome shotgun sequence.
AAGGACCTTTGATCCATAGACTTTGAGCGTCCTGTACGTCTCCAAAACTGCTTAATCTGGTCTcttgtatacataaaatatcaacatgttcaccactcaatatatttaactttttcacttgattaatttttgcctgaatccctctaacattacatgtggcaacagttaaatttgaaaaaaccatAGAAATTAAGATAAGAATCTTCTCCGATAGATATTATTGCATGTCcattagtccacattttctcaacattatcCACATCATTTAACCTTAATTCCTGCAGACATATATCACATTTCTTCTTAAATAATATAGGAATTGAAGTTAAAATCAAAGACATTGTGTcataaaaaagggaagaaaagtaggcgatatacatcattccttaaccttttttgcattgtcaacatttccaggagaattcctctttcgcctttggcgtttatatggatagtctaaagtgtttttacctttcGACAGCGTGGGAGTGTCCGCAGTGTCACCTGTGTTGTCGGCGATTGTCCGAGTTGTTCCACTTTCACCAGCTGGATGCGATGTCTCCTCTCGGCCCTGTAGGCTTCCTGCAGGTGTAGAAATGATCTGGGTCGCTCCGGTCTCTCCCTCTGAGCACGTAGGCTCCTCTGGGGCTTGTAGACCTCCTTCCGGGGTTGAGCCGATCCGAGTCTCGCCGACTTCTACAGCTGATAGCGCATTAAACTCCGATGCTTGCCGTCTCTCCACAGACGAAAGACTGGGCGGAGATGCTCCGCTGCTTCCAGCAGGTACTTCCGGTGTCTTCCGTCTCCCTTCCGGGATCAGAGATTCGGCGCTGCTCTCAGAGTCCTCGCTGTCTTCGCTGTCGCTGGTATCggtgctgcttgagtcactcccagatgtcgagtcgtcctcacttgtgtgtagtttattttcttcccagttgttatcctctttatcgtttgttttggtttctgtgttatgtacgttttgtgttgcattctggtcaatgtctttttgatttttcggcagtcttagtttatagctgtaagaatttgggcattgaaaatatatatgcccagtttcattacataaattacatacttgtgtatttctacaactctttcctttgtggccaaagcttccgcatttccagcactttgttttctcacagtcctttgcctgatggtcggaatcgttacatataaaacatcgcTTTGTTTGGCCGGGGTATGTAATCGTTCCATTGTATGGTCCCATGGAAATGGAATTTGGTATCTGGAATATACTTCCGTCGGggtttttcttgagttttattttatatctcctgACTCCATACCATATCCCGAACTGGTCCAGTGGCTTGTCAACAGGGTTCAGTATCTCACCAAACCTTAAGAGGTATTGTTCTACATCCGAGTCAGCgattctcccagtccaaaacttTACTACAATGCTCTTTACGTCTTGGGGAGCTGATGTAGTCATCTCCcagtttttccagaattcacttcctgttttattattaaaaatttgagaaaatgtttgaagtgcctgttctttggtaaaacatatttcatactcTTTTCTGTTAGGCATTGCAATAAAAGAGTATACATCTGTAGTCGATATCCATTGACTACTTAAAAGGTTTACTCCGACTTCAGACCTGTCTGgcgcttctccttctccactgtAACGTAGTCTGACCCAGTGCCTCCCCGCCGACGGCGAGGAGGCCACACGGGGTGACATACCGAACCCCGGGTGGCGATAATTATCACCTtgttaaaggtgtttttgttgttgatgtttacCATCCTTGCCTCTGCCAGACATAACGCTGCTCTCGAAGTCAGACCACTCAATAAAAGttctcgcgcagcgcccacctatttatccacactcgacaggacctagttgagaacaggcgaggaggcgggccttacaccaacggtcacacaatagctctctttttctaaaacaaacactaggcactgcttttcacctgctaacgtcttcttcttccccattctctctctctctctctctctctctctctctctctctctctctctctctctctctctctctaaatacacacacacagatacaaaacattattagtattatcagTACTGATATTTTGGTTCcattagtagcagcagtagtagtagtagtagtagtagtacaacacAATAGTCAGGAACTTTGGGTAAAACATACATAGTAAAGCATACAGCCAAACACTCATCAGCATAAGGAGGTTAGAAAAAGCTGTCTGTGTTTGTACAACATTGACATTACTGTTTCAAACACAAGACGTTCCTTTTGAGCACGTCCTTGGACTCGAGGCCCGTATATACTACAGTCCTACGTCCACTGCAACTACAGGTCACACATAGCAGCACAAGCCTTTATTAGTAGGCCCAGCATTCAGCGGATCAGCACCaatgtctgtgttcactttgaAGCCAGTCCACATTCTACCACACAAGTACTTCACTAACTTACAAGCACCACAGAAAGGAATGCAAACACAACTATCAGGCCTTGCTTTATCAGCTCTCGCAAATGCACGATATAATGGACTCTCGAAGGTCAAAATTAGCTACATTGTCTCAAACCCTCATCTCATTCTTAAAAAGTGTCACTCACAAGGAAAGCATATGCACTTCGACAGTTGTGCAAGAGAAACTAAcataacaaacatcacacacaagtaGGAATACAAAGTCAGCCTTCACACTGTCTAATCACAAGAAAtggccttctcttttcccaTACGCACTctgtttgaacctaaatgtgatgcatcaaccaaaactgcaCCTCCAGAATGACAGCTGAAtttaagattggcaaaatatgtcaCAGCAGTTTcattcgtcaaataaactatgagcaattaagtagtgccaatgagatagttacagcaatgtgtaatgtccaataagctcaaaaagaatgggacactttattctacttggccaatcaaacacaattatgaactgggattctgatagttgtgcgcctttaactcactgtgtaggaaaatgaggtcagctatatagacaacacctttcattacgtatttaattactttgaTTGACGTCATTACTagaatcagtagtagtagtacaatacctacaacctaccttctgttttaggcggcgTCGTGTGTTGTGCCGGATGGgacatgactgccctcgtgtggccaaaatcgggaacggcaatttcccaaaaattgcagtattctgTTATTAAGCTTTTATTGGCGGTGTtcagaagtctatatttgtagtaGTTAGAAAACAGTGGGGTAAGAAGTAGTAAATGCTATGAaaactaactctctctctcttaatgtagctagttcggtctctctaagcggagcaaaacactctaaacattgatctgatcgatcgatctctctatctctctctcgctctctctctctctctctatcacatcTCTCACCCCATACCCCctctcactcccacacactggggcagtggtgactTAGCGGTTAATGCGCTTGCTTATTGATCAgtaggttgggggttcaatccccagcactCTCAAGCTGCCcattgagcaaggtccttaactctctgctcctggggtgccatatcatgaccctgcactctgaccccagcctcctgacatgttggagtatgtgaagaaaacaatttcactgtactctactgtacatgtgatcaataaagcctcattatgtagacttatacatgactttttttattctaaaaaagctgctaaactaataattatgtgcagatgtaaaaaaaaaaaatgctaaacacattctctatttgtgtgtgtgtttttttttgtactgtatgtgtatttcatcagtgctgctatgagcttatttctcagttttgaatattgagccttcacccaaagaactctacaagccttatcaattctgtccaaaaaaaGGGTAGCAGACACAGTCCATGTTGCTCAAATATACAAGAGCCTTAGGATGCTCCTTgtcaattttgaaaccaaattgctgagtcagcacaatacttacctggaaAGCgccctctgtgaagtccgggttagattccaggccaatgcacaactgagttttggagacgtttgtgttgcttgagccttcacccaaagcacttcacaagccttatcaattccgCCCAAAACTAGGGTAATGGacaaactccatgctgctgaaatatggaagagattctcctttagaattttaaaccaaattgctgaagcagcacaatacTCAGTTTTAAATCGCACTCTGCGAAGTCCATGGATTTTTaagataagcattggtggttcagtggtagaattctcaccTGCCACGCGGGGGCCAGTCACACGTAGGTGTAGAGCGCTGACTAGCCAATAGAAAGCGAGGATAATCCAGGAGGAGGGTCGGACGAACCTAACGTAAAAACATtggttcaaatatttatattatattatctgttac
Coding sequences within:
- the LOC108261536 gene encoding histone H3.v1 isoform X1; the protein is MSPRVASSPSAGRHWVRLRYSGEGEAPDRSEVGVNLLSSQWISTTDVYSFIAMPNRKEYEICFTKEQALQTFSQIFNNKTGSEFWKNWEMTTSAPQDVKSIVVKFWTGRIADSDVEQYLLRFGEILNPVDKPLDQFGIWYGVRRYKIKLKKNPDGSIFQIPNSISMGPYNGTITYPGQTKRCFICNDSDHQAKDCEKTKCWKCGSFGHKGKSCRNTQVCNLCNETGHIYFQCPNSYSYKLRLPKNQKDIDQNATQNVHNTETKTNDKEDNNWEENKLHTSEDDSTSGSDSSSTDTSDSEDSEDSESSAESLIPEGRRKTPEVPAGSSGASPPSLSSVERRQASEFNALSAVEVGETRIGSTPEGGLQAPEEPTCSEGETGATQIISTPAGSLQGREETSHPAGESGTTRTIADNTGDTADTPTLSKELDAMARTVQTARKATGGKAPRKQLATKAACKSAPATGSVKKPHRYRPGTVALREIRRYQKSTELLIHKLPFQRLVREIAQDFKTELRFQSAAIGALQEASEAYLIGLFEDTNLCSILAKKVAIMPKDIQLARLIRGERA